DNA from Streptomyces sp. Edi4:
CCCACTCCGCGTGGTGTCGGCGGGCCCGGGCGAGGCCCCGGCTGATCCCGGGGGAGGCGGGAAGATCGAATTCGATGTCCTGGGGCATGGCTCCCCTTCGGTCGCGCGAGGGGCCGGAGCGGTCGCCGCCGGCCCTGGCCACCGCCGGTCCGGGGACTTTTCGGAGACCCGTTCTCCGGCCGGAGACCGTGTGTCGTATCTCAGCCTTCCGCCGGCCCGGTGCGCTCCGGCCCGGCGACCGGCGACTTGAGGTCGAGCGTCAGGGGCTCCGCGCCACCCACACCGAGCCGTGCGAAGGAGTACGCCATGGACGCGCTCACGCTTGTCGGCGCGCGGAACGCCTCCGTGTCGCGGATCTCTGAGAGGTGGTCCCGGATCGCCTCAGGCGTGGGGTTCTTTTCCCACACCACCCCTTCGGTGGCGCCCAGGAAGATCCGGGCCACGCGACGGCCCGCCGCGTGCAGGAGTTCCCCGGTGCAGGGCACGGACGCGTGGGCCAGGAACGCCACCACGGCTGCCACGTGCCGAGCGGGGAAGAGGTCGGCGAGCAGGGCGGCGGTCAGCTCGTCGCCGTCGAGCGCTTCGAGGGACATCCGGGTGGCGGCGATCGGTACGACGGCGTTGACCTTGATGCCGTGGCCGGCACCCTCGGCCGCCGACGACGTGGTGAGACCCAGCACCGCGCCCTTGCCCGCCGCGTACGCGCTGAGTCCGGTGTCGCCGAAGAGGGCGTCGGAGCATGTGTTGACGATGCGCCCGTACCGGGAGTCGACCATGTGCGGCCATACGGCTCGCAGCATGTTCAGGGTCCCGCCCGCATGGGTGGCGAGCACCCGTGCGCACTCCTCGTCCGTGAGGTCGCCCAGGGGACGCAGGATCGAGATCCCCGCGTTGTTGACCAGGACGTCCAAGCGCCCCCAGCGCTCCACGGCGGCCCCGGCCGACGCCCGGGCGCCGGCGGCGTCCGACACGTCGTGTACGTCCGCCACCGCTTCCCCGCCGTGCCCCCGGATCTCCTCGGCGACCTCGTGCGCGGGCGACGGCGATGCCCCGCGCCCGTCGATCCCCGTGCCCACGTCGTTGACGACCACGCGTGCGCCACGCGCCGCGAGCAGCAGGGCGTACTCGCGGCCGAGCCCGCGCCCGCCGCCCGTGACCACGGCCACCCGGCCGTCGAAACGGAGCTCGT
Protein-coding regions in this window:
- a CDS encoding SDR family NAD(P)-dependent oxidoreductase — encoded protein: MDARDELRFDGRVAVVTGGGRGLGREYALLLAARGARVVVNDVGTGIDGRGASPSPAHEVAEEIRGHGGEAVADVHDVSDAAGARASAGAAVERWGRLDVLVNNAGISILRPLGDLTDEECARVLATHAGGTLNMLRAVWPHMVDSRYGRIVNTCSDALFGDTGLSAYAAGKGAVLGLTTSSAAEGAGHGIKVNAVVPIAATRMSLEALDGDELTAALLADLFPARHVAAVVAFLAHASVPCTGELLHAAGRRVARIFLGATEGVVWEKNPTPEAIRDHLSEIRDTEAFRAPTSVSASMAYSFARLGVGGAEPLTLDLKSPVAGPERTGPAEG